Proteins from a genomic interval of Candidatus Babela massiliensis:
- a CDS encoding ankyrin repeat domain-containing protein, whose translation MKKNIIILILLLINFTCVNSMYLNQDYLSNLPAELQLHILFQIIKPQIYYQNTIYCPLKGLKEFLSSIGLINRKFYALKEDIIRMFKNIAKEKFSKNIYEKYKNTYKLNKELEKIFNKTYDSQLSHEEDEKKAAQLIIAGANPNLLVEYKKENKKKEKVPLLLALLANDKFIKLAKLLIAYEAEIDIKDINGITILMYAVCQSNAELVELLIKNNIKINAQDNEGDTALILAIPNQNIVTLLINHNANVNIKNNLGITPLMRAIQKSSHETVIQLINAGANVNTKSNLGITPLIIATDQGDREIVETLIRNGAKVNDTNNNGLTPLMIAVQKNNQDMVMQLINSSANVNAKANLGSTPLIIATNQGNSALVETLIRHGANVNDTNNNGITPLMIAVHKGYDEVINILLSHNAAIDIQNIRGQTAQEMALPSKKEKILKLFKLYKKKATKSCQLY comes from the coding sequence GTGAAAAAAAATATAATAATTTTGATCTTGTTATTAATAAATTTTACATGCGTTAATTCTATGTATTTAAATCAAGATTATTTAAGTAATTTACCAGCAGAATTACAATTACATATCCTTTTTCAAATAATTAAACCTCAAATATACTATCAAAACACTATTTACTGCCCTCTAAAGGGATTAAAAGAATTTTTATCTTCAATTGGGTTGATTAACAGAAAATTTTATGCTCTGAAAGAAGATATTATAAGAATGTTTAAAAATATAGCAAAAGAAAAATTTTCTAAAAATATATACGAAAAATATAAAAATACATACAAATTAAATAAAGAATTAGAAAAAATATTTAATAAAACGTATGATTCTCAATTGAGTCATGAAGAAGATGAAAAAAAAGCAGCTCAATTGATTATTGCTGGCGCTAATCCTAATTTACTTGTTGAATACAAAAAAGAAAATAAGAAAAAGGAGAAAGTTCCTCTATTATTAGCATTATTAGCAAATGATAAATTCATAAAATTAGCAAAATTGTTAATAGCTTATGAAGCAGAAATAGATATAAAAGATATTAATGGCATTACAATTCTGATGTATGCAGTATGTCAATCAAATGCTGAACTGGTAGAGCTATTAATTAAAAATAATATTAAAATTAATGCTCAAGATAATGAAGGTGATACAGCATTGATTCTAGCAATACCTAATCAAAATATAGTCACACTTCTGATAAATCATAATGCAAATGTTAACATCAAAAATAATTTAGGGATAACTCCCTTGATGAGAGCAATTCAAAAAAGTAGTCATGAAACTGTCATCCAACTAATTAACGCAGGCGCAAATGTTAATACAAAATCTAATTTAGGAATTACACCTCTTATAATAGCAACGGATCAAGGAGATAGAGAAATAGTAGAAACTTTAATCAGAAACGGCGCAAAAGTTAATGATACTAATAATAATGGATTAACCCCTCTAATGATTGCAGTTCAAAAAAATAATCAAGACATGGTAATGCAACTAATAAATTCAAGCGCAAATGTTAATGCAAAAGCAAATTTAGGATCTACTCCACTTATAATAGCTACTAATCAGGGTAATAGTGCCTTGGTAGAGACTTTAATAAGACATGGAGCAAATGTAAATGATACTAATAATAATGGAATAACTCCTCTAATGATTGCAGTACATAAGGGATATGATGAAGTAATAAATATACTATTGAGCCATAATGCCGCAATCGATATCCAAAATATTCGTGGTCAAACTGCTCAAGAAATGGCATTGCCAAGCAAAAAAGAAAAAATATTAAAGTTATTTAAATTATATAAAAAAAAGGCAACTAAGTCATGTCAACTATACTAA
- a CDS encoding DMT family transporter, which produces MFFTLLTFALLASAISANKILLYSMAPTLLVGIRMFSAGLILLLYTFTNPQIRISWNNIKKNLSSLIIITLTTTFIPSILKAYSLKNISSSKMAFFGALDPFITAVFAYFMLNEKLNYKKIVGIFIGLLGSIILNYDNTKLNHFLLSRPELVIIISITITRFGWMTAQKLLKKNIYQPVQLNAITMLLSGIISLNIAFISKQTNIIPILNNNLHIFKYSFFKSLLHHLGPYSILIFFILYTIIIGNVIAYNLYANLLKRHSALYVSLTSFSVPLLVHLYGFLFLDENLSIKFLLSCIVTFTGLIIFSRAEEKK; this is translated from the coding sequence ATGTTTTTTACCTTATTAACTTTTGCATTACTGGCTAGCGCCATCTCTGCTAATAAAATATTGCTTTATAGCATGGCTCCTACTTTACTGGTAGGAATCAGAATGTTTTCAGCAGGTTTAATATTACTTTTATATACTTTTACAAATCCTCAAATCAGAATAAGCTGGAATAATATCAAAAAAAATTTAAGCTCTTTAATAATAATAACATTAACTACTACGTTTATACCATCAATTTTAAAAGCTTACAGTTTAAAAAATATCTCGTCATCAAAAATGGCATTCTTTGGAGCGTTAGATCCTTTTATAACAGCCGTATTTGCTTATTTTATGTTAAATGAAAAATTAAATTACAAAAAGATAGTTGGTATTTTTATAGGCCTATTAGGCTCTATTATTTTAAATTACGATAACACTAAATTAAATCACTTTTTATTATCTAGACCAGAATTAGTTATAATAATTTCAATCACAATTACTCGTTTTGGATGGATGACTGCTCAAAAATTATTAAAAAAAAATATATATCAACCAGTTCAACTCAATGCTATTACTATGCTATTAAGTGGTATAATATCTCTAAATATCGCTTTTATATCTAAGCAAACAAACATAATTCCTATATTAAATAATAACTTACATATATTTAAATACTCGTTCTTTAAATCTCTACTTCATCATTTAGGCCCGTACTCTATATTAATATTTTTTATTTTATATACGATAATTATAGGCAATGTAATTGCTTATAATCTATATGCAAATCTACTTAAAAGACACAGTGCCTTATATGTTTCTCTTACTAGTTTTTCTGTTCCGTTACTGGTTCATTTGTATGGCTTTCTTTTTCTTGATGAAAACTTATCAATTAAATTTTTATTATCATGTATAGTAACTTTTACAGGATTAATTATATTTTCAAGAGCCGAGGAAAAAAAATAA
- the ftsZ gene encoding cell division protein FtsZ gives MIEFDLEDVKQKIAPQSRIKVLGIGGGGGNMVNSMIESGFENVSFIVANTDAQALKISKANHKVQLGVKSTRGLGAGANPEVGRKSAEEDLDLIIDNLKDSDIVFLTAGLGGGTGSGALPVIAKALRDKDILTVAVVTKPFSFEGKRRMRIAQESLDLLKKEVDTIIVLQNQKLIDTMEPNVSLIQAFSKANEVLSQFIRAISDIINKHGQINVDFADIKSIMKQKGFALIGIGHASGIDRAIKAATQAISSPLLENVELSRAKGLLFNITGPSDLGLHELSQAASLVYKKAHDDANIVVGSVIDDNLNEEVFVTVIATGFSDAETENTLDTLNKSSNKIEHEFSKNFDYSFDNNTSKKPDIKIDLEDLDIPTVMRKVIKESQF, from the coding sequence ATGATAGAATTCGATTTAGAAGATGTAAAGCAAAAGATTGCGCCTCAATCACGTATTAAAGTTCTAGGAATTGGCGGAGGTGGAGGCAATATGGTTAATAGTATGATTGAATCCGGGTTTGAGAATGTATCCTTTATAGTAGCAAACACCGATGCTCAAGCTCTTAAGATATCAAAAGCTAATCATAAGGTGCAACTGGGTGTTAAATCAACCAGAGGATTAGGAGCTGGTGCAAACCCTGAAGTTGGCCGCAAATCAGCTGAAGAAGATTTAGATTTGATTATCGATAATTTAAAGGATTCAGACATAGTATTTTTAACAGCAGGTCTTGGAGGCGGGACTGGTTCCGGAGCGCTGCCAGTTATAGCAAAAGCATTAAGAGATAAAGATATTTTAACTGTAGCTGTTGTAACTAAGCCATTTTCTTTTGAAGGTAAAAGAAGAATGAGAATAGCACAAGAATCTTTAGATCTTTTGAAAAAAGAAGTAGATACTATTATAGTTTTGCAGAATCAAAAACTAATAGATACTATGGAGCCTAATGTTTCTCTTATTCAAGCATTTTCTAAAGCAAATGAAGTACTTAGTCAATTCATTAGAGCTATATCTGATATTATAAATAAGCATGGCCAAATTAATGTAGATTTTGCTGATATAAAATCGATTATGAAGCAGAAGGGTTTTGCTTTAATTGGCATAGGACATGCGTCTGGTATTGACCGGGCAATAAAAGCTGCAACTCAAGCGATATCATCTCCTTTGCTTGAAAATGTAGAGTTATCAAGAGCAAAAGGTCTTTTATTTAATATTACTGGACCTTCAGATTTGGGGCTTCATGAATTAAGTCAAGCAGCATCTTTGGTTTACAAAAAAGCGCATGATGATGCCAATATAGTAGTTGGCTCAGTTATAGATGACAATCTAAATGAAGAGGTCTTTGTAACTGTTATTGCTACAGGTTTTTCCGATGCTGAGACTGAAAATACTTTAGATACTTTGAATAAGTCATCTAATAAGATAGAGCATGAATTTAGTAAGAATTTTGATTATAGTTTTGATAATAATACCTCTAAAAAACCAGATATCAAGATAGATTTAGAAGATCTTGATATTCCTACAGTTATGCGTAAAGTAATAAAAGAAAGCCAATTTTAG
- the ftsA gene encoding cell division protein FtsA: MKKKLIDDNILVALDIGTTKICVLVAQKNQDNNLDIIGVGHVPSLGLSRGVIVDISQAVESIKLAIKEAELMSGAKIKAANVGISGAHIQSINSSGTTLIRKNRVTSQDINNALNCAKTIVIPDGQQILHILPQYFIIDSDQKVSDPMGMFGIKLEVKTHIITGSIGSVQNIIKCCELAGIRVLDIVLEQLASAQAVLSQDEQFLGAGVLDIGGGTSDFAIYQNKAVKYTKVLSIAGNHITKDIALCLRTTIKDAERIKCSFGSSILNEDQIQTCQVELAQGNAVKSISSLELTTIIEPRVKELLLMLHHEIYSQRLKHLMPAGLVLTGGGSLLKNFKETAKEILDMPVRLGYPSVSNKSKEMLNSPIYATGYGLLLDMLKKKEEDSINHLSSPWVNRIFSRMKSWVTDLF, from the coding sequence ATGAAAAAAAAGTTAATTGATGATAATATTTTAGTTGCTTTAGATATTGGAACTACTAAAATATGTGTTTTAGTTGCTCAAAAAAATCAAGATAATAATCTTGATATAATAGGAGTTGGTCATGTTCCTTCATTAGGACTTTCAAGAGGTGTTATAGTTGATATTAGCCAAGCAGTAGAATCTATTAAATTAGCTATCAAAGAAGCTGAATTAATGAGTGGAGCAAAAATTAAAGCAGCTAATGTTGGAATATCGGGTGCTCATATACAGTCAATAAATTCTAGTGGGACAACGCTTATTAGAAAAAATAGAGTAACATCTCAAGATATTAATAATGCTCTTAATTGTGCAAAAACTATAGTTATTCCTGATGGACAACAAATTTTACATATTTTACCTCAGTATTTTATAATAGATTCTGATCAAAAGGTTTCAGATCCTATGGGTATGTTTGGCATAAAATTAGAAGTTAAGACCCATATAATAACTGGATCTATTGGGTCTGTACAAAATATTATCAAATGTTGTGAATTAGCGGGCATTAGAGTTTTAGATATAGTATTAGAACAACTTGCCTCTGCTCAAGCTGTACTTTCACAAGATGAACAATTTTTAGGGGCAGGAGTACTTGATATTGGTGGAGGAACTTCTGATTTTGCTATATATCAGAATAAAGCGGTAAAATATACAAAAGTACTTTCAATAGCTGGTAATCATATTACAAAAGATATAGCTCTATGTTTAAGAACTACTATAAAAGATGCAGAACGTATAAAATGTAGTTTTGGAAGTTCTATTCTCAATGAAGATCAAATTCAAACGTGTCAAGTGGAATTAGCGCAAGGTAATGCTGTAAAATCTATTTCATCTTTGGAGTTAACCACTATCATAGAGCCACGTGTTAAAGAATTGCTATTAATGTTACATCATGAAATTTACTCACAACGCTTAAAACATTTAATGCCTGCAGGTCTTGTTTTAACAGGCGGGGGATCTCTACTCAAGAATTTTAAAGAAACTGCAAAGGAAATTTTAGATATGCCGGTTAGACTTGGATATCCTAGTGTAAGTAATAAATCTAAAGAGATGCTTAATAGTCCTATATATGCAACAGGTTATGGGTTATTACTTGACATGTTGAAGAAAAAAGAGGAAGACTCTATAAATCATTTAAGTTCTCCATGGGTAAATCGTATTTTTTCACGAATGAAATCATGGGTTACAGATCTTTTTTAA
- the rlmB gene encoding 23S rRNA (guanosine(2251)-2'-O)-methyltransferase RlmB: MKNTTENIVYGIHPILELLKAKKRKLYSIYTTKPEPKAFAAIQRLLPDYVKINYVDKNMLSKMAETTDHQSVVAKVAPFAFRGKFFDPKRSKFLIMLDGIQDPRNLGAILRSSYCTSVDGVILIVKNGAPLNSVALKSSAGLAEHLEIYRAPSVEAAVQELRKANYNIYLSTFDGENALDANYTEPLCLVIGSEGTGISKNILNFGKRITLPQKTSDISYNASVATGILLFIIANQNKRL, encoded by the coding sequence ATGAAAAATACAACTGAAAATATAGTTTATGGAATTCATCCGATATTGGAGCTTTTAAAAGCTAAAAAGCGCAAATTATATTCCATTTATACAACTAAGCCAGAGCCTAAAGCATTTGCAGCTATTCAACGACTTTTACCTGATTATGTTAAAATTAATTATGTTGATAAAAATATGCTTTCCAAAATGGCTGAAACAACTGATCATCAATCGGTTGTTGCAAAAGTAGCTCCTTTTGCTTTTAGAGGTAAATTTTTTGATCCTAAGAGAAGTAAATTTTTAATTATGCTTGATGGTATTCAAGATCCTAGAAATCTTGGAGCGATATTACGTTCTAGTTACTGTACTTCCGTTGACGGGGTAATTTTGATAGTTAAAAATGGAGCTCCGCTTAATTCCGTTGCTTTAAAATCGTCAGCAGGTCTTGCAGAACATTTAGAAATATATAGAGCTCCCAGTGTAGAAGCAGCTGTTCAAGAATTAAGAAAAGCTAACTATAATATTTATCTCTCAACTTTTGATGGAGAAAATGCTCTTGACGCTAATTATACTGAGCCTTTATGTTTAGTAATTGGCAGTGAAGGAACAGGAATTTCTAAAAATATATTAAATTTTGGTAAGCGCATTACATTGCCTCAAAAAACTAGCGATATCTCTTATAATGCATCAGTGGCAACAGGTATATTGTTATTTATTATTGCAAACCAGAATAAGCGACTTTAA
- the priA gene encoding replication restart helicase PriA translates to MYIQVKLLNRALPTLTYKVPESWDINNLIGSFVKVPLKNQTEIAYIEDITYKISSTINFSIKEAHSIEIIPKDRLYNSFVKQLSSYYAINYIYFFKRIYQFLKEKELKESIELNNKLTKIDSIKLTKEQQYIFNKIEPNIVNNKYYPSLIYGVTGSGKTEIYKQLIISAIEQNKSVLLLLPEVSLAIEFYNLLKLQLPENFIIYGFHSATSIKEKRLLWHDLNQNKNLIIIGVHLPILLPINNLGLIIVDEEHDTNFQSQKHPKINVKEASLLRAKIYNIPIVMGSATPSITSLYNAEKFGWEIFELKERFAGNFPKIQLVKLNENKNRKNFWITKELEKEIAIRLEKKEQIIIFINRRGYSFFIQCKECSNIPTCINCSVSLTVHNKKDKINKNIQNLLICHYCTYFIEEPKSCIKCNKKEDSLIKKGIGTQQIVTILEKLFPTAKIARADLDSTVNKKNWQQIMQKFNANEIDILVGTQTITKGYNFKNVTLVGLLWADINLGLPFYNAAEVTLQQLIQVSGRAGRQSKDSLVIIQTMLEHKIYNYINETEYRNFYEYEIKNRALLRYPPYIRFAEIEIKNKDAELIENEIDLISQDISNYILKNNLKTIMLGPVEPPVSMIKNVHIRKIYLKCHEINNLIKIFMSIEKDQYKSQIFFTPNPLN, encoded by the coding sequence ATGTACATTCAAGTCAAGCTTTTAAATCGAGCATTACCCACTCTTACTTATAAAGTACCGGAAAGTTGGGATATCAATAATTTAATAGGCTCATTTGTAAAAGTACCACTTAAAAATCAGACTGAAATTGCCTATATAGAAGATATAACATATAAAATAAGTAGTACAATAAATTTTTCTATAAAAGAAGCACATTCTATAGAAATTATTCCTAAGGATAGACTTTATAATAGTTTTGTTAAACAGCTTAGTTCTTATTATGCAATTAATTATATTTATTTTTTTAAGAGAATATATCAATTTTTAAAAGAAAAAGAGCTAAAAGAATCTATAGAACTTAATAATAAATTAACTAAAATAGACTCTATTAAATTAACTAAAGAACAACAATATATATTCAATAAAATCGAACCAAATATAGTAAATAACAAATACTATCCAAGTTTAATTTATGGAGTAACAGGATCGGGTAAAACTGAAATCTATAAGCAACTTATTATCAGTGCAATAGAACAAAATAAAAGCGTATTGCTATTGCTACCTGAAGTTTCCTTGGCTATAGAATTTTATAATCTACTGAAATTACAGTTACCTGAAAATTTTATTATTTATGGTTTTCATTCAGCAACCAGCATTAAAGAAAAAAGATTATTATGGCACGATCTTAATCAAAACAAAAATCTTATAATTATTGGAGTACATTTACCTATATTATTACCAATAAACAACCTAGGTTTAATTATAGTTGATGAAGAACATGATACCAACTTTCAATCACAAAAACATCCAAAAATAAATGTAAAAGAAGCAAGCTTACTAAGAGCTAAAATATATAATATTCCTATTGTAATGGGTTCAGCAACACCCAGTATAACTTCTTTATATAATGCTGAAAAATTTGGTTGGGAAATATTTGAATTAAAAGAGCGTTTTGCAGGAAACTTTCCTAAAATTCAACTTGTTAAGTTAAATGAAAATAAAAATAGAAAGAACTTTTGGATAACAAAAGAGTTGGAAAAAGAAATAGCTATTCGTTTAGAGAAAAAAGAGCAAATTATAATTTTTATAAATAGAAGAGGTTATAGCTTTTTTATACAATGTAAAGAATGCTCAAATATACCTACTTGCATAAATTGTTCTGTAAGTTTAACAGTTCATAATAAAAAAGATAAAATCAATAAAAACATACAAAACTTATTAATATGTCATTACTGTACTTATTTTATAGAAGAACCTAAATCGTGTATTAAATGCAACAAAAAAGAGGATTCATTAATCAAAAAGGGTATAGGCACTCAGCAAATAGTAACTATATTAGAAAAATTATTTCCTACAGCAAAAATTGCTCGTGCTGATTTAGATTCAACAGTTAACAAAAAAAATTGGCAACAAATAATGCAAAAATTTAATGCAAACGAAATAGATATATTAGTAGGAACTCAAACTATTACTAAAGGTTATAATTTTAAAAACGTCACATTAGTAGGATTACTATGGGCAGATATAAATTTAGGGCTACCATTTTATAATGCAGCTGAAGTTACTTTACAACAACTTATTCAAGTCTCCGGTAGAGCAGGCAGACAATCAAAAGATAGTTTAGTGATTATACAAACTATGTTAGAACATAAGATATATAATTACATAAATGAAACTGAATATAGAAATTTCTATGAATATGAAATAAAAAATAGAGCTTTACTAAGATATCCACCTTACATAAGGTTTGCCGAAATTGAGATTAAAAATAAAGATGCTGAATTAATAGAAAATGAAATCGATTTAATTTCTCAAGATATAAGTAATTATATTTTAAAAAATAATCTAAAAACCATAATGTTAGGACCTGTAGAACCGCCAGTTAGTATGATAAAAAATGTTCATATACGCAAAATATATCTAAAATGCCATGAAATAAACAACTTGATAAAGATATTTATGTCGATCGAAAAAGATCAATATAAAAGCCAAATATTTTTTACCCCAAATCCTCTTAATTAG
- a CDS encoding DUF4097 family beta strand repeat-containing protein: MKCLLLLVFAISIGYLVLNSTNFFNGKKFEETIHQQHPFKDGLIKIDNNVGAISIEGSTTDKIEINIVKKAKSRELLKEIKLHMAVKANKVHIKADTKNNDTEVSIEIKVPKDTKLEKIYTNVGSIKLSDISQEVNCQTNCGAIELNNISGNITAITNTGAIDINNSTKSVKASTNVGAIYLNQKLLDNLTIELSTNTGKITLLLPTNVNAEVNAQLTTGSICSSFNEIKIVKTFPYISSQAHGVIGLGESKISLKSNVGQIVIKSN, translated from the coding sequence ATGAAATGTCTTCTATTGCTTGTATTTGCAATTTCTATTGGTTACTTGGTGTTAAATAGTACTAATTTTTTCAATGGTAAAAAGTTTGAAGAAACGATCCATCAACAACATCCTTTTAAAGATGGTCTAATTAAAATAGATAATAATGTTGGAGCTATATCTATAGAAGGATCAACTACTGATAAAATAGAAATAAATATAGTTAAAAAGGCTAAATCTAGAGAACTTCTTAAGGAGATTAAATTACATATGGCAGTGAAAGCTAATAAAGTTCATATTAAAGCTGATACAAAAAATAATGATACAGAAGTAAGTATTGAAATTAAAGTCCCTAAAGATACTAAGTTAGAAAAAATTTATACAAATGTAGGTTCTATTAAGTTAAGCGATATCTCTCAAGAGGTAAATTGTCAAACTAATTGTGGTGCTATAGAACTTAATAATATATCTGGTAATATAACAGCTATAACTAATACAGGAGCGATAGATATAAATAATTCAACTAAGAGTGTTAAAGCGTCTACAAATGTTGGAGCTATATACTTAAATCAAAAGTTATTAGATAACTTAACTATAGAATTATCTACTAATACTGGAAAAATAACTTTATTATTACCAACAAATGTAAATGCTGAAGTTAATGCTCAATTGACTACAGGATCTATTTGTTCAAGTTTTAATGAAATTAAAATTGTTAAAACTTTTCCATATATTTCAAGTCAAGCTCATGGTGTTATAGGGTTAGGAGAGAGTAAAATTAGTTTAAAAAGTAATGTAGGACAAATAGTTATTAAATCTAATTAA
- a CDS encoding AAA family ATPase, with protein sequence MKIKDLSIYISNFKDMVQGDYLYVDKTKYIYKLFK encoded by the coding sequence ATGAAAATCAAAGATCTATCTATTTATATAAGTAACTTTAAAGATATGGTTCAGGGAGATTATCTATACGTTGATAAAACTAAATATATTTATAAGCTATTCAAATGA